One window of Phocoena phocoena chromosome 13, mPhoPho1.1, whole genome shotgun sequence genomic DNA carries:
- the CNDP2 gene encoding cytosolic non-specific dipeptidase isoform X1, which yields MSALTALFKYVDENQDRYVKKLAEWVAIQSVSAWPEKRGEIRRMMEVAAADIKQLGGSVELVDIGSQKLPDGSEIPLPPILLGTLGSDPQKKTVCIYGHLDVQPAALEDGWDSEPFTLVERDGKLYGRGATDDKGPVAGWMNALEAFQKTCQEVPVNVRFCLEGMEESGSEGLDALIFAQKDAFFKDVDYVCISDNYWLGKNKPCITYGLRGICYFFIEVECSNRDLHSGVYGGSVHEAMTDLIMLMGSLMDQKGRILVPGISEAVASVTDEELELYDKIDFDLEEYAQDVGAETLLHDCKKDVLMHRWRYPSLSFHGIEGAFSGSGAKTVIPRKVVGKFSIRLVPDMTPEVVSEQVTSYLTKKFAELHSPNKFKVCLGHGGKPWVSDFNHPHYLAGRRALKTVFGVEPDLTREGGSIPVTLTFQEATGKNVMLLPVGSADDGAHSQNEKLNRHNYIEGTKMLAAYLYEVSQLKN from the exons ATGTCGGCCCTCACTGCCCTGTTTAAGTACGTTGATGAGAATCAGGATCGCTACGTTAAG AAACTTGCGGAATGGGTAGCCATCCAGAGCGTGTCTGCGTGGCCGGAGAAGAGAGGTGAGATCAGGAGGATGATGGAGGTCGCCGCTGCCGACATCAAGCAGCTGGGGGGCTCCGTGGAGCTGGTGGACATTGGGAGCCAGAAG ctccctgaTGGCTCGGAGATACCACTTCCGCCCATTTTACTCGGCACACTGGGTTCCGACCCGCAGAAGAAAACGGTGTGCATTTATGGACATCTGGACGTGCAGCCGGCAGCCCTGGAGGACGGCTGGGACAGCGAGCCCTTCACCTTGGTGGAGCGAGACG GCAAACTGTACGGGAGAGGAGCTACCGATGATAAGGGGCCAGTGGCCGGCTGGATGAACGCCCTGGAAGCCTTCCAGAAAACGTGTCAG GAAGTCCCCGTCAACGTCCGCTTCTGTCTGGAGGGCATGGAGGAGTCTGGCTCCGAAGGCCTGGATGCGCTGATCTTTGCCCAGAAGGACGCGTTCTTTAAGGATGTGGACTACGTCTGCATCTCCGACAACTACTGGCTGGGGAAGAACAAGCCCTGCATCACCTACGGGCTCCGGGGCATCTGCTACTTCTTCATCGAG GTGGAATGCAGCAACAGGGACCTGCACTCCGGCGTGTACGGCGGCTCGGTGCACGAGGCCATGACCGACCTCATCATGCTGATGG GCTCCTTGATGGACCAGAAGGGGAGGATCCTCGTCCCCGGCATCAGTGAGGCGGTGGCCTCCGTGACGGACGAGGAGCTGGAGCTCTACGACAAGATCGACTTCGACCTGGAGGAGTACGCCCAGGACGTGGGGGCAGAGACCCTGCTGCATGACTGCAAG AAAGACGTCCTGATGCACAGATGGCGGTACCCGTCCCTCTCCTTTCACGGGATCGAAGGTGCCTTCTCTGGGTCGGGGGCCAAGACCGTGATTCCTCGCAAGGTGGTCGGCAAGTTCTCCATCAGGCTCGTGCCAGACATGACTCCTGAAGTGGTCAGCGAGCAG GTTACGAGCTACTTGACCAAGAAGTTTGCTGAACTACACAGCCCCAACAAGTTCAAGGTGTGCCTGGGCCACGGTGGGAAGCCCTGGGTATCCGACTTCAACCACCCTCATTACTTGGCTGGGAGAAGAGCCCTGAAGACAG TTTTTGGTGTTGAGCCGGACTTGACCAGGGAAGGCGGCAGTATCCCTGTGACTTTGACATTTCAGGAGGCCACGGGGAAGAATGTCATGCTGTTGCCCGTGGGGTCAGCAGATGACGGAGCCCACTCCCAGAATGAGAAGCTCAACAG GCACAACTACATTGAAGGCACCAAGATGCTGGCTGCGTACCTGTACGAAGTGTCCCAGCTGAAGAACTGA
- the CNDP2 gene encoding cytosolic non-specific dipeptidase isoform X3, translated as MSALTALFKYVDENQDRYVKKLAEWVAIQSVSAWPEKRGEIRRMMEVAAADIKQLGGSVELVDIGSQKEVPVNVRFCLEGMEESGSEGLDALIFAQKDAFFKDVDYVCISDNYWLGKNKPCITYGLRGICYFFIEVECSNRDLHSGVYGGSVHEAMTDLIMLMGSLMDQKGRILVPGISEAVASVTDEELELYDKIDFDLEEYAQDVGAETLLHDCKKDVLMHRWRYPSLSFHGIEGAFSGSGAKTVIPRKVVGKFSIRLVPDMTPEVVSEQVTSYLTKKFAELHSPNKFKVCLGHGGKPWVSDFNHPHYLAGRRALKTVFGVEPDLTREGGSIPVTLTFQEATGKNVMLLPVGSADDGAHSQNEKLNRHNYIEGTKMLAAYLYEVSQLKN; from the exons ATGTCGGCCCTCACTGCCCTGTTTAAGTACGTTGATGAGAATCAGGATCGCTACGTTAAG AAACTTGCGGAATGGGTAGCCATCCAGAGCGTGTCTGCGTGGCCGGAGAAGAGAGGTGAGATCAGGAGGATGATGGAGGTCGCCGCTGCCGACATCAAGCAGCTGGGGGGCTCCGTGGAGCTGGTGGACATTGGGAGCCAGAAG GAAGTCCCCGTCAACGTCCGCTTCTGTCTGGAGGGCATGGAGGAGTCTGGCTCCGAAGGCCTGGATGCGCTGATCTTTGCCCAGAAGGACGCGTTCTTTAAGGATGTGGACTACGTCTGCATCTCCGACAACTACTGGCTGGGGAAGAACAAGCCCTGCATCACCTACGGGCTCCGGGGCATCTGCTACTTCTTCATCGAG GTGGAATGCAGCAACAGGGACCTGCACTCCGGCGTGTACGGCGGCTCGGTGCACGAGGCCATGACCGACCTCATCATGCTGATGG GCTCCTTGATGGACCAGAAGGGGAGGATCCTCGTCCCCGGCATCAGTGAGGCGGTGGCCTCCGTGACGGACGAGGAGCTGGAGCTCTACGACAAGATCGACTTCGACCTGGAGGAGTACGCCCAGGACGTGGGGGCAGAGACCCTGCTGCATGACTGCAAG AAAGACGTCCTGATGCACAGATGGCGGTACCCGTCCCTCTCCTTTCACGGGATCGAAGGTGCCTTCTCTGGGTCGGGGGCCAAGACCGTGATTCCTCGCAAGGTGGTCGGCAAGTTCTCCATCAGGCTCGTGCCAGACATGACTCCTGAAGTGGTCAGCGAGCAG GTTACGAGCTACTTGACCAAGAAGTTTGCTGAACTACACAGCCCCAACAAGTTCAAGGTGTGCCTGGGCCACGGTGGGAAGCCCTGGGTATCCGACTTCAACCACCCTCATTACTTGGCTGGGAGAAGAGCCCTGAAGACAG TTTTTGGTGTTGAGCCGGACTTGACCAGGGAAGGCGGCAGTATCCCTGTGACTTTGACATTTCAGGAGGCCACGGGGAAGAATGTCATGCTGTTGCCCGTGGGGTCAGCAGATGACGGAGCCCACTCCCAGAATGAGAAGCTCAACAG GCACAACTACATTGAAGGCACCAAGATGCTGGCTGCGTACCTGTACGAAGTGTCCCAGCTGAAGAACTGA
- the CNDP2 gene encoding cytosolic non-specific dipeptidase isoform X4 yields MGSHPERVCPAALEDGWDSEPFTLVERDGKLYGRGATDDKGPVAGWMNALEAFQKTCQEVPVNVRFCLEGMEESGSEGLDALIFAQKDAFFKDVDYVCISDNYWLGKNKPCITYGLRGICYFFIEVECSNRDLHSGVYGGSVHEAMTDLIMLMGSLMDQKGRILVPGISEAVASVTDEELELYDKIDFDLEEYAQDVGAETLLHDCKKDVLMHRWRYPSLSFHGIEGAFSGSGAKTVIPRKVVGKFSIRLVPDMTPEVVSEQVTSYLTKKFAELHSPNKFKVCLGHGGKPWVSDFNHPHYLAGRRALKTVFGVEPDLTREGGSIPVTLTFQEATGKNVMLLPVGSADDGAHSQNEKLNRHNYIEGTKMLAAYLYEVSQLKN; encoded by the exons ATGGGTAGCCATCCAGAGCGTGTCTGC CCGGCAGCCCTGGAGGACGGCTGGGACAGCGAGCCCTTCACCTTGGTGGAGCGAGACG GCAAACTGTACGGGAGAGGAGCTACCGATGATAAGGGGCCAGTGGCCGGCTGGATGAACGCCCTGGAAGCCTTCCAGAAAACGTGTCAG GAAGTCCCCGTCAACGTCCGCTTCTGTCTGGAGGGCATGGAGGAGTCTGGCTCCGAAGGCCTGGATGCGCTGATCTTTGCCCAGAAGGACGCGTTCTTTAAGGATGTGGACTACGTCTGCATCTCCGACAACTACTGGCTGGGGAAGAACAAGCCCTGCATCACCTACGGGCTCCGGGGCATCTGCTACTTCTTCATCGAG GTGGAATGCAGCAACAGGGACCTGCACTCCGGCGTGTACGGCGGCTCGGTGCACGAGGCCATGACCGACCTCATCATGCTGATGG GCTCCTTGATGGACCAGAAGGGGAGGATCCTCGTCCCCGGCATCAGTGAGGCGGTGGCCTCCGTGACGGACGAGGAGCTGGAGCTCTACGACAAGATCGACTTCGACCTGGAGGAGTACGCCCAGGACGTGGGGGCAGAGACCCTGCTGCATGACTGCAAG AAAGACGTCCTGATGCACAGATGGCGGTACCCGTCCCTCTCCTTTCACGGGATCGAAGGTGCCTTCTCTGGGTCGGGGGCCAAGACCGTGATTCCTCGCAAGGTGGTCGGCAAGTTCTCCATCAGGCTCGTGCCAGACATGACTCCTGAAGTGGTCAGCGAGCAG GTTACGAGCTACTTGACCAAGAAGTTTGCTGAACTACACAGCCCCAACAAGTTCAAGGTGTGCCTGGGCCACGGTGGGAAGCCCTGGGTATCCGACTTCAACCACCCTCATTACTTGGCTGGGAGAAGAGCCCTGAAGACAG TTTTTGGTGTTGAGCCGGACTTGACCAGGGAAGGCGGCAGTATCCCTGTGACTTTGACATTTCAGGAGGCCACGGGGAAGAATGTCATGCTGTTGCCCGTGGGGTCAGCAGATGACGGAGCCCACTCCCAGAATGAGAAGCTCAACAG GCACAACTACATTGAAGGCACCAAGATGCTGGCTGCGTACCTGTACGAAGTGTCCCAGCTGAAGAACTGA
- the CNDP2 gene encoding cytosolic non-specific dipeptidase isoform X2 encodes MSALTALFKYVDENQDRYVKKLAEWVAIQSVSAWPEKRGEIRRMMEVAAADIKQLGGSVELVDIGSQKLPDGSEIPLPPILLGTLGSDPQKKTVCIYGHLDVQPAALEDGKLYGRGATDDKGPVAGWMNALEAFQKTCQEVPVNVRFCLEGMEESGSEGLDALIFAQKDAFFKDVDYVCISDNYWLGKNKPCITYGLRGICYFFIEVECSNRDLHSGVYGGSVHEAMTDLIMLMGSLMDQKGRILVPGISEAVASVTDEELELYDKIDFDLEEYAQDVGAETLLHDCKKDVLMHRWRYPSLSFHGIEGAFSGSGAKTVIPRKVVGKFSIRLVPDMTPEVVSEQVTSYLTKKFAELHSPNKFKVCLGHGGKPWVSDFNHPHYLAGRRALKTVFGVEPDLTREGGSIPVTLTFQEATGKNVMLLPVGSADDGAHSQNEKLNRHNYIEGTKMLAAYLYEVSQLKN; translated from the exons ATGTCGGCCCTCACTGCCCTGTTTAAGTACGTTGATGAGAATCAGGATCGCTACGTTAAG AAACTTGCGGAATGGGTAGCCATCCAGAGCGTGTCTGCGTGGCCGGAGAAGAGAGGTGAGATCAGGAGGATGATGGAGGTCGCCGCTGCCGACATCAAGCAGCTGGGGGGCTCCGTGGAGCTGGTGGACATTGGGAGCCAGAAG ctccctgaTGGCTCGGAGATACCACTTCCGCCCATTTTACTCGGCACACTGGGTTCCGACCCGCAGAAGAAAACGGTGTGCATTTATGGACATCTGGACGTGCAGCCGGCAGCCCTGGAGGACG GCAAACTGTACGGGAGAGGAGCTACCGATGATAAGGGGCCAGTGGCCGGCTGGATGAACGCCCTGGAAGCCTTCCAGAAAACGTGTCAG GAAGTCCCCGTCAACGTCCGCTTCTGTCTGGAGGGCATGGAGGAGTCTGGCTCCGAAGGCCTGGATGCGCTGATCTTTGCCCAGAAGGACGCGTTCTTTAAGGATGTGGACTACGTCTGCATCTCCGACAACTACTGGCTGGGGAAGAACAAGCCCTGCATCACCTACGGGCTCCGGGGCATCTGCTACTTCTTCATCGAG GTGGAATGCAGCAACAGGGACCTGCACTCCGGCGTGTACGGCGGCTCGGTGCACGAGGCCATGACCGACCTCATCATGCTGATGG GCTCCTTGATGGACCAGAAGGGGAGGATCCTCGTCCCCGGCATCAGTGAGGCGGTGGCCTCCGTGACGGACGAGGAGCTGGAGCTCTACGACAAGATCGACTTCGACCTGGAGGAGTACGCCCAGGACGTGGGGGCAGAGACCCTGCTGCATGACTGCAAG AAAGACGTCCTGATGCACAGATGGCGGTACCCGTCCCTCTCCTTTCACGGGATCGAAGGTGCCTTCTCTGGGTCGGGGGCCAAGACCGTGATTCCTCGCAAGGTGGTCGGCAAGTTCTCCATCAGGCTCGTGCCAGACATGACTCCTGAAGTGGTCAGCGAGCAG GTTACGAGCTACTTGACCAAGAAGTTTGCTGAACTACACAGCCCCAACAAGTTCAAGGTGTGCCTGGGCCACGGTGGGAAGCCCTGGGTATCCGACTTCAACCACCCTCATTACTTGGCTGGGAGAAGAGCCCTGAAGACAG TTTTTGGTGTTGAGCCGGACTTGACCAGGGAAGGCGGCAGTATCCCTGTGACTTTGACATTTCAGGAGGCCACGGGGAAGAATGTCATGCTGTTGCCCGTGGGGTCAGCAGATGACGGAGCCCACTCCCAGAATGAGAAGCTCAACAG GCACAACTACATTGAAGGCACCAAGATGCTGGCTGCGTACCTGTACGAAGTGTCCCAGCTGAAGAACTGA